Proteins from a genomic interval of Polaribacter sp. Q13:
- a CDS encoding transcriptional regulator, with protein MKNIILNINKAFDHRIRLGIMSVLMVNEYADFNTLKELLGATDGNLASHTKALEKVDFIKVEKQFIGRKPNTKYLATDLGRMEFKKHIEALEKLIKNK; from the coding sequence TTGAAAAATATTATTCTAAATATAAATAAAGCTTTTGATCATCGAATACGACTAGGTATTATGTCTGTTTTAATGGTGAATGAATATGCGGATTTTAATACTTTAAAAGAATTATTAGGTGCCACAGATGGAAATTTAGCAAGTCATACAAAAGCATTAGAAAAAGTCGATTTTATAAAAGTAGAGAAACAATTTATTGGCAGAAAACCAAACACCAAATATTTGGCTACCGATTTAGGAAGAATGGAGTTTAAAAAACACATTGAAGCACTAGAAAAATTAATTAAAAACAAATAA
- a CDS encoding DUF1801 domain-containing protein, which yields MKPAEEYILKQQEPFKSILMHLQILIETNFPEVDLQFKWKMPFYYLDEKPFCYLNPSKKKGYVDVGFWVSAHLTKYNEYLILENRKVIKSLRYWTIDDINEEILLSVLEEAHQLKEKGFYKRK from the coding sequence ATGAAACCTGCAGAAGAATACATTTTAAAGCAACAAGAACCTTTCAAATCCATTTTAATGCATTTGCAGATTTTAATTGAAACTAATTTCCCAGAAGTAGATTTACAATTTAAATGGAAAATGCCTTTTTATTATTTAGATGAAAAGCCATTTTGTTATTTAAATCCTTCAAAGAAAAAAGGGTATGTAGATGTAGGTTTTTGGGTTTCTGCTCATTTAACAAAATACAATGAGTATTTAATTTTAGAAAACAGAAAAGTTATAAAGTCCTTACGATATTGGACTATAGATGATATTAATGAAGAAATTTTACTATCAGTTTTAGAGGAAGCGCATCAACTTAAAGAAAAAGGGTTTTATAAGAGAAAATAA